In Anseongella ginsenosidimutans, one genomic interval encodes:
- a CDS encoding RagB/SusD family nutrient uptake outer membrane protein → MFYKTGLWSRWIYFRLDLTSDEGFSNSPWIELGDWTRFQYVNYNFWEGNVNTWSDTYKAVYRCNQVLANVPGIEFTDQAAKDRILAQAKFLRGLHYYYAAILWENVPLVLEPSKPNDQPQQNTLEEVWAQVEKDLTEAAQVLPGEWDAANVGRPTKGAAMAMLGKLYMQKHEWQKALDAFDYHINGEGAGLYGLVDNYEDNFRAENENNEESVFEVQFSDANIGGGEGDGPNQNMGTHRPQFFAPRDIGWSDGQARFWLVEAFKEEKTTGGEIDPRLQHTLFYPALKEDFGMLVYGREWQWRENEAWFSKYARDHMRTGEDYFSPVNFRMIRFADVLLMYAEALNELGRTSEAYEYVDMVRARVGMAPWLQLTRPSGITPTCSWKG, encoded by the coding sequence ATGTTTTATAAGACCGGCCTCTGGTCACGGTGGATCTATTTCCGGCTGGACCTCACTTCTGATGAGGGCTTCAGCAACAGCCCCTGGATTGAACTCGGAGACTGGACCCGTTTTCAATATGTAAACTATAATTTCTGGGAAGGGAATGTAAATACCTGGAGTGATACGTACAAAGCCGTTTATCGCTGCAACCAGGTACTGGCTAATGTTCCGGGAATAGAATTTACCGACCAGGCAGCCAAAGACAGGATCCTGGCCCAGGCAAAATTCCTTCGTGGCCTGCATTATTACTATGCCGCCATCCTGTGGGAAAACGTACCCCTGGTACTGGAGCCTTCCAAACCGAACGACCAGCCGCAGCAAAACACGCTGGAAGAAGTCTGGGCCCAGGTGGAAAAGGACCTGACCGAGGCTGCCCAGGTGCTTCCGGGGGAATGGGATGCCGCCAATGTGGGCCGGCCCACGAAAGGCGCCGCTATGGCCATGCTGGGCAAATTATATATGCAAAAACATGAATGGCAGAAGGCCCTGGATGCTTTTGATTACCATATTAACGGGGAAGGAGCCGGCCTTTACGGCCTGGTGGACAATTATGAGGATAATTTCCGCGCGGAAAACGAAAATAATGAAGAATCGGTTTTCGAAGTGCAATTTTCAGACGCAAACATAGGCGGCGGAGAAGGCGACGGCCCTAACCAGAACATGGGCACGCACCGTCCGCAATTTTTCGCTCCGCGGGACATCGGATGGTCGGACGGGCAGGCCCGGTTCTGGCTCGTAGAGGCATTTAAAGAAGAGAAAACGACAGGCGGGGAAATTGACCCGCGTCTACAGCATACCTTATTCTACCCGGCACTAAAAGAAGACTTCGGGATGCTGGTCTACGGAAGAGAATGGCAATGGAGAGAGAACGAAGCCTGGTTCAGTAAATACGCCCGGGACCATATGCGCACTGGCGAAGATTATTTTTCCCCCGTAAATTTCAGGATGATCCGCTTCGCAGATGTGTTGCTGATGTATGCAGAGGCGCTCAATGAACTGGGAAGAACTTCCGAAGCGTATGAATATGTGGACATGGTGCGGGCCCGCGTTGGTATGGCCCCCTGGCTGCAGCTTACCCGGCCATCGGGAATAACCCCGACCTGTTCCTGGAAAGGCTGA
- a CDS encoding RagB/SusD family nutrient uptake outer membrane protein, with amino-acid sequence MLELCGESVRWADLKRWGDLDTQEGVDAVAARDPDFNNFDVGVHIRLPIPQSDVDNNPNLEQNDGY; translated from the coding sequence GTGCTGGAACTGTGCGGAGAAAGCGTCAGATGGGCCGACCTGAAACGCTGGGGCGATTTGGATACCCAGGAAGGTGTTGATGCCGTTGCCGCGCGTGACCCGGATTTTAATAACTTTGACGTGGGCGTGCATATCCGCCTGCCGATCCCGCAAAGCGACGTGGATAATAACCCTAACCTGGAACAAAACGACGGTTATTGA
- a CDS encoding cellulase family glycosylhydrolase: protein MKQLRLSLCLLAICMAFQQCTNSPDRKENETAGHKTGPGQVAEIWSKEKANQWYEKQGWLVGSNFTPSTAINQLEMWQAETFDTATINRELGWAASIGMNTARVYLHDLLWEQDSTGFLQRMDTFLAIADSHGILPLFVFFDSVWDPFPEPGKQREPKPHVHNSGWVQSPGANALKDSTQYPRLERYVKGVTSHFANDDRVLGWDVWNEPDNTNDRAYGKVELEEKEKYVLPLLEKSFEWVRSANPSQPVTSGVWLDDWSSHEKMTPLQQLQIEQSDIISFHNYDGPEEFEKRVKWLQRYERPLLCTEYMARPNGSTFEDILPLGKKYNIAMYNWGLVDGKSQTIYPWDSWDKQYTGEPEVWFHDIIRKDGTPYRQEEVDLIRELTAAAEQGK, encoded by the coding sequence ATGAAACAACTCAGATTAAGCCTATGCCTGCTCGCAATATGCATGGCATTTCAGCAATGCACGAATTCACCGGACAGGAAAGAAAATGAAACTGCCGGCCATAAAACAGGCCCGGGCCAGGTTGCTGAAATTTGGAGCAAAGAAAAAGCCAACCAGTGGTATGAAAAGCAGGGCTGGCTGGTAGGAAGCAATTTTACCCCCAGCACGGCTATCAACCAGCTGGAGATGTGGCAGGCCGAAACTTTTGATACGGCCACGATCAACCGCGAGCTGGGCTGGGCGGCATCCATTGGGATGAATACGGCCAGGGTGTACCTGCATGACCTGCTGTGGGAACAGGATTCCACCGGTTTTCTCCAAAGAATGGATACGTTCCTTGCAATAGCCGACAGTCATGGGATCCTCCCGCTTTTTGTTTTCTTTGACTCGGTTTGGGACCCCTTTCCGGAGCCGGGCAAACAACGGGAGCCGAAACCTCACGTGCATAATTCAGGATGGGTGCAAAGCCCGGGGGCAAATGCGCTCAAAGATTCCACTCAATACCCCCGGTTGGAACGCTATGTAAAAGGTGTCACCAGCCATTTCGCTAATGATGACCGCGTTTTGGGCTGGGATGTCTGGAATGAGCCCGACAATACCAATGACCGGGCTTACGGAAAGGTGGAACTTGAAGAAAAGGAGAAGTACGTGCTTCCCTTGCTGGAAAAGTCCTTTGAATGGGTCCGCTCAGCTAATCCGTCCCAGCCTGTTACTTCAGGTGTATGGCTGGATGACTGGTCTTCTCATGAAAAAATGACCCCGCTGCAGCAGCTGCAGATCGAACAATCAGATATTATTTCCTTTCACAACTACGACGGCCCCGAAGAATTCGAAAAACGGGTAAAATGGCTGCAGCGGTACGAACGGCCGCTACTATGTACGGAATACATGGCCAGGCCCAATGGCAGTACATTCGAGGACATCCTGCCCCTTGGCAAAAAGTATAACATCGCTATGTACAACTGGGGGCTGGTAGACGGGAAAAGCCAGACAATATACCCCTGGGACAGCTGGGACAAGCAGTACACAGGAGAACCGGAAGTTTGGTTCCACGATATAATCAGGAAAGACGGTACGCCTTACCGGCAGGAAGAAGTTGACCTGATCCGCGAACTTACCGCGGCCGCGGAACAGGGAAAATGA
- a CDS encoding sulfatase-like hydrolase/transferase, producing the protein MIKFYHKRSQQVSLVFSRVARRLVVPGCALLFVIFNSAASAQAIAGKGRPNIIFILIDDMGYADLSAFGNGPVNTPNIDRLAEEGIRFTNFYVASPICSPSRVALMTGQYPVRHGFHSYLDSREKNARRKMPDYLDPDVTTLARTMKEAGYATAHFGKWHMGGGRDVGDAPLPSEYGFDESLVSFEGLGDRLLIKGDKLSEASAKLGRGKITWVEKHEMTPIYVDRTIDFIKRHPGEPFYIDLWTNDVHDPHQPKPGHREKFNRFANNHYARDFYAVLYQLDREIGRLLDSLDAMGLRENTLVVLTSDNGPTDWHFYYKEYFQPPGSADPFRGRKWSLYEGGIRVPFLARWPAGIPSGLTDSTTVMHSTDLFLTFCRAAGLQPPAERDGRDMLPALKGSPVQRKEALFWEYGREGVNLKPGNPRFISPQLAMRKGNMKLLINADSTDIALYNLSEDQAENHNLAETQPETARKMAAELLTWKRSMP; encoded by the coding sequence ATGATAAAGTTTTATCACAAACGTTCTCAGCAAGTATCGCTGGTTTTCAGCCGCGTCGCCCGGCGCCTGGTTGTACCGGGCTGCGCGCTGCTGTTTGTTATCTTTAATAGCGCCGCTTCCGCGCAGGCGATTGCGGGCAAAGGCCGGCCAAATATCATTTTTATACTTATCGATGATATGGGCTATGCGGACCTGAGCGCCTTTGGGAACGGGCCGGTGAACACGCCTAATATTGACCGTCTGGCCGAAGAAGGGATCCGTTTCACCAACTTTTATGTGGCGTCTCCCATTTGTTCGCCATCCAGGGTGGCGCTGATGACAGGGCAATATCCCGTGCGGCATGGCTTTCATTCTTATCTTGACAGCCGGGAAAAAAACGCCCGGCGGAAAATGCCTGATTACCTGGATCCGGATGTGACAACGCTGGCGCGAACGATGAAGGAAGCCGGTTATGCCACCGCTCACTTCGGCAAATGGCATATGGGCGGCGGCAGGGATGTGGGAGATGCGCCGCTGCCATCGGAATACGGTTTCGATGAATCGCTGGTATCCTTCGAAGGGCTTGGAGACCGTCTTTTGATCAAAGGAGATAAGCTGTCGGAAGCCAGCGCCAAACTCGGCCGCGGCAAGATCACCTGGGTAGAAAAGCATGAAATGACGCCCATTTACGTGGACCGTACGATTGATTTTATAAAAAGGCACCCGGGAGAACCGTTTTATATCGATCTCTGGACAAACGACGTACACGATCCGCATCAGCCTAAGCCCGGACACCGCGAAAAGTTCAACCGGTTCGCGAATAATCACTACGCCCGTGATTTCTACGCGGTGCTGTACCAGCTGGACCGGGAGATCGGGCGCCTGCTCGATTCCCTGGACGCGATGGGGCTGAGGGAGAACACGCTCGTGGTCCTCACGAGTGACAACGGCCCTACCGACTGGCACTTTTATTATAAAGAATATTTTCAGCCGCCGGGGAGCGCGGATCCTTTTCGCGGCCGCAAGTGGAGCCTTTACGAGGGCGGCATCCGTGTGCCCTTCCTGGCGCGCTGGCCCGCCGGCATCCCTTCCGGCCTTACCGATAGTACCACGGTGATGCATAGTACCGATCTCTTTCTCACCTTCTGCCGCGCCGCGGGGCTGCAACCCCCGGCAGAAAGGGATGGCAGGGACATGCTTCCGGCCCTGAAAGGCAGCCCCGTTCAGCGGAAAGAAGCTCTTTTCTGGGAATACGGCCGGGAAGGGGTGAATTTAAAGCCCGGCAACCCCCGTTTTATCAGCCCGCAGCTGGCCATGCGGAAAGGAAATATGAAACTGCTGATCAACGCGGACAGTACGGATATCGCTTTGTATAACCTTTCGGAAGACCAGGCTGAAAATCACAATCTCGCAGAGACGCAGCCGGAAACAGCCCGGAAAATGGCCGCTGAATTATTAACCTGGAAAAGATCGATGCCTTAG